Proteins from a genomic interval of Phlebotomus papatasi isolate M1 chromosome 3, Ppap_2.1, whole genome shotgun sequence:
- the LOC129808025 gene encoding uncharacterized protein LOC129808025 — MAVHKTDITPKIAIHNAEGWKMGTSPQSGWMDGPLFYAGLYFPKIVFQHSEESIINNQHDQATDNNPSNDPVTPGNQLSATSETQPIFDTLKQCYFWPGEIPKRRQKKRVKASNVKHQYIVSSEEIIAEQEEKLRQDLQKKKEIAERKLTRERNKNIRAEEKEIKLKKKHMVKEKAQMPIEAEKKKRGRKSAKKTEEKSKN; from the coding sequence atggctgttcataaaactgacattactccaaaaattgccattcacaacgcagaaggatggaaaatgggaacgtcaccacagagtggctggatggatgggccacttttctatgctggtctttatttcccgaaaattgttttccaacattcagaggagtccattatcaataaccagcacgatcaggccaccgacaataatccttcaaatgatccagtcacccctggaaaccaactctctgcaacttctgagactcaaccgatcttcgacacactaaaacaatgctatttctggccaggagaaattccaaaacgtcgtcagaagaagagggtcaaagccagcaatgtcaaacaccagtatattgtatcttccgaggaaattatcgcggaacaggaggaaaaattgaggcaggatttacaaaaaaagaaagaaattgctgaacggaagttgaccagagagaggaacaaaaatataagggcagaagaaaaggagataaaactaaagaagaaacacatggtaaaggaaaaggctcaaatgccaattgaagctgaaaagaaaaaacgtggaaggaagtcagccaagaaaaccgaggaaaaatcaaagaattga